In a single window of the Acinetobacter tibetensis genome:
- a CDS encoding Smr/MutS family protein, which yields MSKHDSSLSKDQYNLLKAFKKQINHPHSTAIEQQAETQKQAVVAEPDDAELFLKSMQGVHKMDVGNIAQIAKSPKKKLDAQVLAKRAAAVGPTESEMAELSDTQAMLNPVASQANLSYRIATLQHKVFEDLKAGKIRWFEAVDLHGCTVEQARAAVLQIIQMAKDENQNVIKIVHGKGPEAVLKTYVNGWLRQHRDVLAFVSAPDNQGGTGAVLVLLKRSEKNPKHKQ from the coding sequence ATGAGCAAACATGATTCATCGCTTTCTAAAGATCAGTACAACTTACTGAAAGCCTTTAAAAAGCAAATCAATCATCCCCATTCAACAGCGATTGAGCAGCAGGCTGAAACTCAAAAGCAAGCGGTGGTGGCTGAACCCGATGATGCCGAATTATTTCTAAAATCCATGCAAGGCGTACACAAAATGGATGTCGGCAATATCGCTCAAATTGCCAAAAGTCCGAAAAAGAAATTAGATGCTCAGGTTTTAGCAAAGCGAGCAGCGGCTGTTGGTCCAACTGAATCTGAAATGGCTGAACTTTCCGACACACAAGCCATGCTCAACCCAGTTGCCAGTCAAGCGAATTTGAGTTATCGCATTGCGACATTGCAACATAAGGTTTTTGAAGATTTAAAAGCAGGTAAAATACGTTGGTTTGAAGCGGTAGATTTGCATGGCTGTACCGTAGAGCAAGCCCGTGCTGCCGTACTTCAAATTATTCAAATGGCAAAAGATGAAAATCAAAATGTCATTAAAATTGTACACGGCAAAGGCCCTGAAGCGGTTTTAAAAACCTATGTGAATGGCTGGTTACGTCAGCATCGTGACGTACTGGCATTTGTCAGTGCACCGGATAATCAGGGTGGTACGGGTGCTGTTTTAGTTTTACTAAAACGTTCAGAAAAAAATCCGAAACACAAACAGTAA